One Gammaproteobacteria bacterium genomic window carries:
- a CDS encoding 50S ribosomal protein L10: protein MPLNLQQKKDLVEDLRSTAEGAVVSAAADYRGLNVKEMTDLRRRARGAGVTLRVVKNTLSRRAVKDTPCESLAEALNGPTLLAFSDDDPGSIARLFKDFAKQHEALQPRGFVLDGVLYPGDQTDRIATLPTLDEARAKFLGALKAPMQKLVATLAEPQGRLARLLAARQEQAEAE from the coding sequence ATGCCCCTTAACCTTCAACAGAAGAAAGACCTGGTCGAAGACCTGCGTTCCACCGCCGAGGGCGCGGTGGTCTCGGCGGCGGCCGACTACCGCGGCCTCAACGTCAAGGAAATGACCGACCTGAGGCGCCGGGCGCGCGGCGCCGGCGTGACGCTGCGCGTGGTCAAGAACACGTTGTCGCGGCGCGCGGTAAAGGACACGCCCTGCGAGAGTCTCGCCGAGGCGCTGAACGGGCCCACGCTGCTGGCGTTCTCGGACGACGACCCGGGATCGATCGCCAGGCTTTTCAAGGACTTCGCCAAACAGCACGAGGCGCTTCAACCGCGCGGCTTCGTACTCGACGGCGTGCTGTATCCGGGCGATCAGACCGACCGGATCGCCACTTTGCCGACGCTGGACGAGGCGCGCGCGAAGTTTCTGGGCGCACTCAAGGCGCCGATGCAGAAACTGGTTGCGACGCTCGCCGAGCCGCAGGGCCGCCTGGCGCGGCTGCTGGCCGCGCGGCAGGAACAGGCGGAAGCCGAATGA
- a CDS encoding 50S ribosomal protein L7/L12 encodes MTAGRAEIREALGKMPVLELVELIKELEEEWGVSAAAAVVAGPAAGPAEEAAAEEEQTEFTVVLQGFGESKVKVIKALRSLTTLGLKEAKDLVESAPAPVSEGVSKEDAEKFKATLEESGATVEIK; translated from the coding sequence ATGACCGCAGGAAGAGCAGAAATCCGCGAAGCGCTGGGCAAGATGCCGGTGCTCGAACTGGTTGAACTGATCAAGGAACTCGAGGAAGAGTGGGGCGTCAGCGCGGCCGCGGCCGTCGTCGCCGGTCCCGCCGCCGGCCCGGCCGAGGAAGCCGCCGCCGAGGAGGAGCAGACCGAATTCACGGTCGTGCTGCAAGGCTTCGGGGAGTCCAAGGTCAAGGTCATCAAGGCCCTGCGTTCGCTGACCACCCTCGGCCTCAAGGAGGCCAAGGACCTGGTCGAGAGCGCTCCCGCTCCCGTATCCGAAGGCGTGTCGAAGGAAGACGCCGAGAAGTTCAAGGCCACGCTAGAAGAATCCGGCGCCACGGTTGAAATCAAGTAG
- the rpoB gene encoding DNA-directed RNA polymerase subunit beta — protein sequence MTYSYTEKKRIRKNFGKSSTVLEVPYLLAMQRDSYAQFLQADTPPEERENVGLHSVFSQIFPIVAYTGNVELQYVSYSLGEPPFDEEECRLRGATYAAPFNLMVRLVIYKKSGSDRGAVQEIREQQVYLGEIPLMTGHCSFIINGTDRVIVSQLHRSPGVFFDHDRGKTHSSGKLLHNARVIPYRGSWLDFEFDAKDCVFTRIDRKKKIPATVLLRAMELKDEDVARLFESNGRHRSPDSGNEITTEDILSLFFERDEYRIDKKGNVKMRLEPARLRGLTARFDIVVGGELLAPKDRRITQRHVRQLEKSRLKWLELPNLPKYEENGDAATGADDEDAVHPLIGETLACDMVDTETGEVLARANDEITHEILRSLIAHGIGKIETIYVNELEHGPYISSTLRVDETRSRDMALVEIYKMMRPGEPPTQEAAKNLFNNLFFSPDRYDLSRVGRMKFNRRVGREEITGSSILSPEDIVEVLRVLLDIRNGKDNVDDIDHLGNRRVRCVGEMAENALRQGLARVERAVKERLSMAESDGLMPQEMINAKPVSAAIKEFFGSNQLSQFMDQNNPLAETTHKRRVSALGAGGLTRERAGFEVRDVHPTHYGRVCPIETPEGPNIGLINSLAVYARTNEYGILETPYRRVTDGKVTNTIDYLSAIEEGQYVIAQANARVTDEGGFTQPLVRVRYRNESTLMQRERIQYMDVSPRQTVSVAAALIPFLEHGDANRALMGSNMQRQAVPTLRAEPPLVGTGMERAVAIDSGSCTVARRSGLVDYLDSSRIVVRVEQEDAGAGEPGVDIYNLVKYQRTNQNTCMNQRPQVRRGDRVEAGDVLADGAATSLGELALGQNLLVAFMPWNGYNFEDSILISERLVHEDRFTSIHIEELTCMARDTKLGAEEITADIPNVGEAALAKLDESGIAFIGAEVKAGDILVGKVTPKGETQFTPEEKLLRAIFGEKASDIKDTSLRVPAGMDGTVIDVRVFTREGVEKDKRALANEDQELAGVKKDLDDQRRIIEEDLFQRVRELIENKMADGGPEGFRPGKVTPRKLEALPRDQWFEISMRTRKLNENLERARERLQQIREEMESRFTEKARKITAGDELAAGVRKMVKVYMAVKRRVQPGDKVAGRHGNKGVISTIVPVEDMPYLDDGTPVDMVLNPLGVPSRMNTGQILECHLGWAAKALGLQLGELISQDGKKGTLRETLEKIYDYSATGGGQSVESLDDDDLADLASNLANGVTMATPVFDGATEAEIKDMLKLAELPESGQTTLFDGRTGQAFDRPVTVGYMYMLKLNHLVDDKMHARSTGPYSLVTQQPLGGKAQFGGQRFGEMEVWALEAYGAAHTLQEMLTVKSDDQSGRSRMFKSIVDGRHRVEAGMPESFNVLVKEIRALGINVELTRN from the coding sequence ATGACCTATAGCTACACCGAAAAGAAACGTATCCGCAAGAACTTCGGGAAGAGTTCCACCGTGCTGGAGGTGCCGTACCTGCTGGCGATGCAGCGCGACAGCTACGCGCAGTTCCTGCAGGCGGACACCCCGCCGGAGGAGCGCGAGAACGTCGGCCTGCATTCCGTGTTCTCTCAGATATTCCCGATCGTGGCCTACACCGGCAACGTGGAGCTGCAGTACGTCAGCTACAGCCTCGGCGAACCGCCTTTCGACGAGGAGGAGTGCCGGCTGCGCGGCGCCACCTACGCGGCGCCGTTCAACCTCATGGTGCGCCTTGTCATCTACAAGAAGTCCGGCTCCGACCGGGGCGCGGTCCAGGAGATCCGCGAGCAGCAGGTCTACCTGGGCGAGATCCCGCTGATGACCGGACACTGCAGCTTCATCATCAACGGCACCGACCGGGTCATCGTGTCCCAGTTGCACCGCTCCCCGGGCGTGTTCTTCGACCACGACCGCGGCAAGACCCATTCGTCCGGCAAGCTGCTGCACAACGCCCGCGTGATTCCCTACCGTGGCTCCTGGCTGGACTTCGAGTTCGACGCCAAGGACTGCGTCTTTACCCGCATCGACCGCAAGAAGAAGATCCCGGCCACGGTGCTGCTCCGGGCCATGGAATTGAAGGACGAGGATGTCGCCAGGCTGTTCGAGTCCAACGGCAGGCACAGGTCGCCCGACTCCGGCAATGAGATAACCACCGAAGATATCCTCAGCCTGTTCTTCGAGCGCGACGAGTACCGCATCGACAAGAAGGGCAACGTGAAGATGCGGCTGGAGCCGGCGCGCCTTCGGGGGCTGACCGCGCGCTTCGACATCGTCGTGGGCGGCGAACTGCTCGCCCCGAAAGACCGCCGCATTACCCAGCGCCACGTACGCCAGCTGGAGAAATCGCGCCTGAAGTGGCTGGAGCTGCCGAACCTGCCGAAGTACGAGGAAAACGGCGATGCCGCCACCGGCGCCGACGACGAAGACGCGGTCCACCCGCTGATCGGCGAGACCCTGGCCTGCGACATGGTGGACACCGAAACCGGCGAAGTTCTCGCCCGGGCCAACGACGAGATCACGCACGAGATCCTGCGCAGCCTGATCGCCCACGGCATCGGCAAGATCGAGACCATCTACGTCAACGAGCTGGAGCACGGGCCGTACATATCGTCCACGCTCCGGGTGGACGAGACCCGCAGCCGCGACATGGCGCTGGTCGAGATCTACAAGATGATGCGGCCCGGCGAGCCCCCCACCCAGGAGGCTGCGAAGAACCTGTTCAACAACCTGTTCTTCAGCCCGGACCGCTACGACCTCTCGCGCGTCGGCCGGATGAAGTTCAACCGCCGCGTGGGCCGCGAGGAGATTACCGGCAGTTCGATCCTGAGCCCCGAAGATATCGTGGAGGTCCTGCGCGTTCTGCTGGACATCCGCAACGGCAAGGACAACGTCGACGACATCGACCACCTCGGCAACCGCCGGGTGCGTTGCGTGGGCGAAATGGCCGAGAACGCGCTGCGCCAGGGCCTGGCGCGGGTCGAGCGGGCGGTCAAGGAGCGCCTGTCGATGGCCGAGAGCGACGGCCTGATGCCGCAGGAGATGATCAACGCCAAGCCGGTGTCGGCGGCCATCAAGGAGTTCTTCGGTTCGAACCAGCTGTCGCAGTTCATGGACCAGAACAACCCGCTGGCCGAGACCACCCACAAGCGGCGGGTCTCGGCGCTGGGCGCCGGCGGCCTGACCCGCGAGCGGGCCGGCTTCGAGGTGCGCGACGTGCATCCCACCCACTACGGCCGGGTGTGCCCGATCGAGACCCCGGAAGGTCCGAACATCGGCCTGATCAATTCGCTCGCGGTGTATGCGCGCACCAACGAATACGGCATCCTGGAAACGCCGTACCGGCGCGTGACCGACGGCAAGGTCACCAACACCATCGACTACCTGTCGGCCATCGAGGAAGGCCAGTACGTGATCGCCCAGGCCAACGCCAGGGTGACCGACGAGGGCGGGTTCACGCAGCCGCTGGTGCGGGTGCGCTACCGCAACGAGTCCACGCTGATGCAGCGCGAGCGCATCCAGTACATGGACGTTTCGCCGCGCCAGACGGTGTCGGTGGCCGCCGCGCTGATTCCGTTCCTCGAGCACGGCGACGCCAACCGCGCGCTGATGGGCTCGAACATGCAACGCCAGGCCGTGCCCACGCTGCGGGCCGAACCGCCGCTGGTCGGCACCGGCATGGAGCGGGCGGTGGCGATCGATTCCGGGTCCTGCACCGTGGCGCGCCGCTCCGGGTTGGTGGACTACCTGGACTCCTCGCGCATCGTCGTGCGCGTCGAGCAGGAGGACGCGGGCGCCGGAGAGCCGGGCGTGGACATCTACAACCTCGTGAAATACCAGCGCACCAACCAGAACACCTGCATGAACCAGCGTCCGCAGGTGCGCAGGGGCGACCGGGTCGAGGCCGGCGACGTGCTGGCCGACGGCGCCGCCACCAGCCTGGGCGAGCTGGCCCTGGGCCAGAACCTGCTGGTGGCCTTCATGCCCTGGAACGGCTACAACTTCGAGGACTCCATCCTCATTTCCGAGCGGCTGGTGCACGAGGACCGCTTCACCAGCATCCACATCGAGGAGCTGACCTGCATGGCGCGCGACACCAAGCTCGGCGCCGAGGAGATCACGGCCGACATTCCCAACGTGGGCGAGGCCGCGCTGGCCAAGCTGGACGAGTCCGGCATCGCCTTCATCGGCGCGGAAGTGAAGGCCGGCGACATCCTGGTCGGCAAGGTCACCCCCAAGGGCGAGACCCAGTTCACGCCTGAGGAGAAACTGCTGCGCGCGATCTTCGGCGAGAAGGCCTCCGACATCAAGGACACGTCGCTGAGGGTCCCGGCCGGCATGGACGGCACGGTGATCGACGTGCGCGTGTTCACCCGCGAGGGCGTCGAGAAGGACAAGCGCGCGCTGGCCAACGAGGACCAGGAACTGGCCGGCGTCAAGAAGGACCTGGACGATCAGCGCCGGATCATCGAGGAAGACCTGTTCCAGCGCGTGCGCGAGCTGATCGAGAACAAGATGGCCGACGGCGGTCCGGAAGGCTTCCGGCCCGGCAAGGTCACGCCCCGGAAGCTCGAGGCCCTGCCGCGCGATCAGTGGTTCGAGATCAGCATGCGCACCCGCAAGCTCAACGAGAACCTCGAACGCGCCCGCGAGCGGCTGCAGCAGATTCGCGAGGAAATGGAGAGCCGCTTCACCGAGAAGGCCCGCAAGATCACGGCCGGCGACGAACTGGCCGCCGGCGTGCGCAAGATGGTCAAGGTGTACATGGCCGTCAAGCGCCGGGTGCAGCCCGGCGACAAGGTGGCCGGACGCCACGGCAACAAGGGCGTGATCTCCACGATCGTGCCGGTGGAGGACATGCCGTACCTGGACGACGGCACGCCGGTGGACATGGTGCTCAATCCCCTGGGCGTGCCCTCGCGCATGAACACGGGACAGATTCTCGAGTGCCATCTCGGCTGGGCCGCCAAGGCCCTGGGCCTGCAGCTCGGCGAACTGATCTCGCAGGACGGCAAGAAGGGCACCCTGCGCGAGACGCTGGAGAAGATCTACGACTACTCCGCCACGGGCGGCGGCCAGAGCGTCGAGTCGCTCGACGACGACGACCTCGCCGACCTGGCCAGCAACCTGGCCAACGGCGTCACAATGGCCACGCCGGTGTTCGACGGCGCCACCGAGGCCGAGATCAAGGACATGCTCAAGCTGGCGGAACTGCCGGAATCGGGGCAGACCACGCTGTTTGACGGGCGCACCGGACAGGCCTTCGACCGCCCGGTGACGGTCGGCTACATGTACATGCTCAAGCTCAACCACCTGGTGGACGACAAGATGCATGCCCGCTCCACCGGTCCCTACAGCCTCGTGACCCAGCAGCCGCTGGGCGGCAAGGCCCAGTTCGGCGGACAACGTTTCGGCGAAATGGAGGTGTGGGCGCTGGAAGCCTACGGCGCGGCGCACACGCTGCAGGAGATGCTCACCGTCAAGTCCGACGACCAGTCCGGCCGCAGCCGGATGTTCAAGAGCATCGTGGACGGACGCCACCGGGTCGAGGCCGGCATGCCGGAATCCTTCAACGTGCTGGTGAAGGAAATCCGCGCGCTCGGCATCAACGTGGAGCTCACCCGCAACTGA